The following are from one region of the Rhodopirellula sp. P2 genome:
- a CDS encoding 3-keto-disaccharide hydrolase — translation MLHRRFATLALTLAAWSLPAVCPSSFGEEYLNGITWQAPPIVTPGATAADPPSDATVLFRTAEDVKNWKNIKGWKTDGNELVAGTGAIVSKEEFGDCQVHVEWSAPSPPKGSGQGRGNSGIFLMGRYEIQVLDSYENETYHDGQAGAIYKQTPPAANVMRPPGEWNTYDIFWTAPRFTESGELESPAYITAVHNGVLILNHFELKGDTPYHRPPEYSAHGPRGPISIQDHGNPVRFRNLWVREFQPASGEQTREPFLRDGEKETPISETK, via the coding sequence ATGCTTCACCGCCGTTTTGCCACGCTCGCACTCACACTCGCCGCTTGGTCCCTGCCCGCGGTTTGCCCGTCCAGTTTTGGGGAAGAGTACCTCAACGGGATCACCTGGCAGGCACCACCGATCGTCACGCCGGGTGCCACCGCGGCTGATCCGCCGTCCGACGCGACCGTCCTGTTCAGAACGGCCGAGGACGTGAAAAACTGGAAGAACATCAAAGGCTGGAAGACAGACGGCAATGAGTTGGTCGCCGGCACAGGAGCGATTGTCAGCAAGGAAGAATTTGGCGACTGCCAGGTTCACGTGGAGTGGTCGGCACCGTCGCCTCCCAAGGGCAGCGGGCAAGGTCGCGGCAACAGCGGCATTTTCTTGATGGGTCGCTATGAAATTCAGGTGCTGGATTCGTACGAGAACGAAACCTATCACGACGGCCAGGCTGGCGCGATCTACAAACAAACCCCGCCCGCCGCCAACGTCATGCGTCCGCCAGGCGAATGGAACACCTACGACATCTTCTGGACCGCGCCGCGTTTCACCGAATCAGGTGAACTGGAAAGCCCCGCTTACATCACCGCGGTTCACAACGGCGTGCTGATCCTGAACCATTTCGAATTGAAAGGCGACACGCCTTATCACCGCCCACCAGAGTATTCGGCCCATGGCCCTCGAGGTCCGATTTCAATCCAAGACCATGGCAACCCAGTCCGCTTTCGCAACCTGTGGGTGCGAGAGTTCCAACCGGCGTCGGGCGAACAAACCCGCGAGCCCTTCCTTCGTGACGGCGAGAAAGAAACGCCCATCAGCGAAACGAAGTGA
- a CDS encoding ABC transporter transmembrane domain-containing protein yields the protein MDSPSFSDAIAPDDQSILRSLTRIGQSLGLPIDLADVLSNESMPEDEDPLWVLQTSAMQAGVVLDETHVESGAEAFGFLSEGNPIVLAYNDGSLRVLEKANWRSVEMFTTNDQVNSKVISRYKLGQLFTTSPAPRMLIARKQFECDSVSATSHGHAGHHAAPTPMRRFIALLNLDRRDVWMVVLFALVAGVLSLATPLAVESLVNVVSWGTQFQPLIVLGLMLLTCLAIAGVLRLLQTVVVEIIQRRQFVRIASDLAHRFPRANQEHLRGECPRELANRFFDIMTIQKATAVLLLDGVSIVLTTVLGMIVLAFYHPFLLGFDIVLVIAMVSFIWVLGRGGIRTSIEESIAKYHVAHWLQDVIAQPSVFKTSGGEGLAIQRTDRLTADYIAARQRQFRVVIRQVGFAITVQVIASTAVLALGGWLVIGGALTLGQLVASELIVTVVVGAFAKAGKSLEKFYDLMAGVDKVGHLVDIPADQKIEIGPVDDGPAQVTWSNLSFRGTAWSSKIPAATIQPGERVAITGDDISGRACLARSLAGLMDVPEGLIQIAGIEAAQAATSGMGKLVSYAGARDIFRGTVRENIDLGRRGIGQHRVREVTGQVGLTATIEQLENGLQTTLQTGGYPLSEEQILRLLIARALAVRPKLLVIDGLLDDLDDSMREGLWPHLAPDTPSWTLIVLTNRKDVAERCDHTLFIRRP from the coding sequence ATGGATTCCCCCTCATTCTCTGACGCGATTGCACCGGACGACCAGTCCATCTTGCGATCCTTGACTCGGATCGGGCAAAGCCTTGGTCTGCCAATCGATTTGGCGGACGTCCTGTCCAACGAATCGATGCCGGAGGACGAAGACCCACTGTGGGTGCTGCAAACCAGCGCCATGCAGGCCGGCGTCGTGCTGGACGAAACCCATGTGGAATCGGGCGCCGAAGCCTTTGGCTTTCTCAGCGAAGGCAACCCGATCGTCCTGGCCTACAACGACGGGTCCCTGCGAGTCCTAGAAAAGGCGAACTGGCGATCGGTCGAAATGTTCACCACGAACGACCAAGTCAATTCCAAGGTGATCAGTCGTTACAAACTCGGCCAACTGTTCACCACCTCGCCCGCGCCGCGGATGCTGATCGCCCGCAAGCAATTTGAATGTGACTCCGTTTCGGCCACCTCCCACGGCCACGCCGGACATCATGCGGCCCCCACACCGATGCGTCGGTTCATCGCCTTGTTGAATCTGGATCGCCGCGACGTTTGGATGGTGGTGCTGTTTGCACTCGTCGCCGGGGTGCTGTCCTTGGCCACGCCGCTGGCGGTCGAGTCCTTGGTCAACGTGGTCAGTTGGGGCACCCAGTTCCAACCGCTGATTGTCTTGGGGCTGATGCTGCTGACCTGCCTGGCAATCGCCGGTGTGCTCCGTCTGCTGCAAACCGTGGTCGTGGAAATCATCCAGCGTCGGCAATTTGTTCGCATCGCCAGTGACCTCGCTCACCGATTTCCTCGCGCCAATCAAGAACACCTCCGGGGCGAATGCCCACGCGAACTCGCCAACCGTTTCTTTGACATCATGACGATTCAGAAGGCGACCGCGGTGCTCTTGCTCGACGGGGTCTCGATTGTCCTGACAACGGTTTTGGGCATGATCGTGCTGGCGTTCTACCATCCGTTTCTGCTGGGATTCGACATCGTGCTGGTCATCGCGATGGTCTCCTTCATCTGGGTGCTTGGTCGCGGCGGCATTCGCACATCAATCGAAGAATCGATTGCCAAGTACCACGTCGCGCATTGGTTGCAGGACGTGATCGCACAACCCTCGGTGTTCAAAACCAGTGGTGGCGAAGGGTTGGCGATTCAGCGCACCGACCGTCTGACCGCCGACTACATCGCCGCCCGCCAACGACAATTTCGAGTCGTGATTCGGCAAGTCGGTTTCGCAATCACAGTGCAGGTCATCGCCTCCACTGCGGTTTTAGCGCTCGGTGGTTGGTTGGTGATCGGCGGAGCCCTGACGCTGGGACAACTGGTCGCCAGTGAACTGATCGTGACCGTCGTCGTGGGTGCATTTGCCAAGGCAGGCAAATCATTGGAGAAGTTTTATGACCTGATGGCGGGCGTCGATAAAGTCGGCCACTTGGTCGACATTCCCGCGGATCAAAAGATCGAAATCGGACCGGTCGACGACGGACCTGCCCAGGTGACTTGGTCCAACCTCTCGTTTCGTGGCACCGCTTGGTCATCAAAGATCCCTGCCGCGACGATCCAACCGGGGGAACGAGTCGCGATCACCGGGGACGACATCAGCGGTCGCGCATGCCTGGCTCGGTCCCTCGCCGGCCTGATGGATGTCCCAGAAGGTCTGATTCAAATCGCTGGCATCGAAGCGGCTCAGGCAGCCACCTCCGGCATGGGGAAACTGGTCAGCTACGCGGGCGCCCGGGATATCTTTCGAGGAACCGTTCGCGAAAACATTGACCTCGGACGTCGCGGCATCGGGCAGCACCGCGTGCGGGAAGTGACCGGACAAGTCGGACTCACCGCCACGATCGAACAACTCGAAAACGGTCTGCAAACAACCTTGCAAACCGGTGGCTACCCGCTCTCGGAAGAACAAATTCTCCGACTGCTGATCGCCCGCGCCCTGGCCGTTCGTCCCAAACTGCTGGTCATCGATGGATTGCTGGACGATCTGGATGACTCCATGCGTGAGGGACTGTGGCCGCACCTCGCACCGGACACTCCCAGCTGGACGTTGATCGTCTTGACCAACCGCAAGGACGTCGCCGAGCGTTGCGATCACACCTTGTTCATCCGCCGGCCATGA
- a CDS encoding BLUF domain-containing protein, whose amino-acid sequence MLTELVYCSVATRDMSAEDLKGLLDQSRQKNARLSVTGILLYSDQSREFIQLLEGEQDAIEQLMEVITVDDRHTSVDVMYQGNIKTRSFDGWSMAFRKLDDVDPKLLEGSPTFNANSLPPALLNGRNSRARSIVMSLSEKM is encoded by the coding sequence ATGTTGACGGAACTTGTTTACTGCAGTGTGGCAACCCGCGACATGTCTGCGGAGGACCTGAAAGGTTTGCTGGACCAGTCTCGCCAAAAGAACGCTCGTTTGAGCGTGACCGGCATTCTGCTTTACAGCGACCAAAGCCGGGAATTCATTCAGTTGCTCGAAGGGGAGCAGGACGCCATCGAGCAACTGATGGAAGTCATCACCGTCGATGATCGCCACACCTCCGTCGACGTCATGTACCAAGGGAACATCAAAACCCGAAGTTTCGATGGTTGGTCGATGGCATTTCGAAAGCTCGATGACGTGGATCCAAAGCTGCTGGAAGGCTCCCCGACCTTCAACGCCAACTCACTGCCGCCCGCTCTGCTGAATGGTCGCAACAGCCGAGCCCGATCGATCGTCATGTCCCTCAGCGAAAAGATGTGA
- a CDS encoding TolC family protein — protein MPSLCLAQDPAAGTMIESDSMSFKQFLSVAQSEQAEPAAATNDSAATSAAEVTDDDALVLADVIASVYRSYPAILQARQESGLTTGELLSARGAYDVKLNAYSLSEPSGYYENYRNGLKLARQTWWGGYVEAGYRIGRGYYQPWYKERQTDDAGEFKTSLIQPLLQGRAIDPQRVAVFQASLARQAVGPTIQQALLEVSLDATTNYWQWVAAGSALQAQQELLKLAEERGEQYEAGVEAGKFPEIDLILNQQLIAERATKVLETERKYRETAFKLGLFLRDDGGRPIVPDDQWIPRKFPAIQPPPPGDFQADLAAALSRRPEPQILQYQIRGIQLDRQLACNEMLPRLDFVAEASQDMGEPATKSDDKGEFELVIGFTSEVPIQRRKARGKVQSTTAKIAQTNQKLRFVRDKIGVELQTAYNALSLSGQIVEQSEASLRASIDTLGRYRFAFERGKIDLIYLNLLETKANETEIKLIEAQQNWFAALAQMQIALGLDPLEQAMTVSQLPPSDLPTSLDLQDTVSSQE, from the coding sequence ATGCCCAGCCTCTGCCTCGCTCAGGATCCTGCGGCGGGGACGATGATCGAATCCGATTCCATGTCGTTCAAGCAGTTTCTCAGCGTCGCGCAGAGTGAACAGGCGGAGCCCGCTGCGGCGACCAACGACTCCGCCGCCACTTCCGCTGCGGAAGTCACCGACGACGACGCACTGGTTTTGGCCGATGTCATCGCCAGCGTTTATCGGTCTTACCCAGCGATCCTGCAGGCTCGCCAGGAATCCGGTTTGACCACCGGGGAACTGCTTTCCGCTCGCGGTGCCTACGACGTCAAACTCAACGCCTACTCGTTGTCCGAACCAAGCGGGTACTACGAAAACTACCGCAACGGATTGAAACTTGCCCGGCAAACATGGTGGGGCGGCTACGTCGAAGCCGGGTACCGGATCGGACGCGGTTACTACCAACCTTGGTACAAAGAACGCCAGACCGATGACGCGGGCGAATTCAAAACCTCGCTGATCCAGCCGCTGTTGCAAGGCCGGGCGATTGACCCGCAACGCGTTGCCGTCTTCCAAGCCTCTTTGGCACGGCAAGCCGTGGGACCAACGATTCAACAAGCGTTGCTGGAGGTGTCCCTCGACGCCACCACCAACTACTGGCAATGGGTCGCCGCCGGCTCGGCTCTGCAAGCCCAGCAGGAACTCCTGAAATTGGCCGAGGAACGCGGCGAGCAATACGAAGCCGGTGTGGAAGCAGGCAAGTTCCCCGAGATCGATTTGATTCTCAACCAACAACTCATCGCGGAACGCGCCACCAAGGTTCTGGAAACCGAACGCAAGTATCGTGAAACCGCGTTCAAACTGGGCCTGTTCCTACGAGACGACGGGGGCCGTCCGATCGTTCCCGATGACCAATGGATCCCGCGGAAATTCCCTGCCATCCAGCCACCACCACCGGGTGACTTCCAGGCCGACCTCGCCGCCGCCCTGTCCCGACGTCCCGAACCACAGATCCTGCAGTACCAAATTCGCGGCATCCAACTCGATCGCCAACTCGCCTGCAACGAAATGCTGCCGCGGTTGGACTTCGTCGCCGAAGCCTCGCAGGACATGGGTGAGCCAGCGACCAAGTCCGACGACAAGGGCGAATTCGAATTGGTGATCGGTTTCACCAGCGAAGTCCCGATCCAACGGCGCAAGGCGCGTGGCAAAGTTCAATCGACCACGGCGAAGATCGCACAAACGAATCAGAAGCTGCGTTTCGTTCGCGACAAGATCGGCGTCGAACTGCAAACCGCCTACAATGCCCTCTCGTTGTCCGGTCAAATCGTCGAGCAATCCGAAGCGTCGTTGCGGGCCAGCATCGACACGCTGGGGCGATATCGATTCGCGTTCGAACGAGGCAAGATCGATCTGATCTACTTGAACCTGCTGGAAACCAAGGCCAACGAGACCGAAATCAAGCTGATCGAGGCCCAGCAAAACTGGTTCGCCGCCCTGGCTCAAATGCAGATCGCGCTCGGTTTGGATCCACTCGAACAAGCGATGACGGTTTCCCAACTCCCCCCCAGCGACCTGCCCACTTCACTGGACTTGCAAGACACAGTGTCCAGCCAAGAGTAG
- a CDS encoding HlyD family secretion protein has protein sequence MIHGHHSSDDFASMQLVRTGNWIRFVGKLTFAGLLLSIIAMVFVPWQQTAKGIGTVVAIDPQERPQPVRSPSKGVVEFVKAGLREGSYVEQDELLLRLSPFSVDGVSQMDTQIIAMESKEAAAMSGLEVAKQAVMLQESGGRSLTESLKQDLEASKQKWEQAKNEVTSMEAELQDKRNQLRIAEDVAGKGLVSREELFSKRQAVESQNAKVLKSQNAVHELSAALISKEEEIEAKLQDIAIKNRDAEQKVLDAMQKINTIEKEILDIRNKRGELDRLEIRAPRSGRIQDWFGVEGSDTIKEGDQLFVIVPDTDELAVEMKVSGNDMPLIREGAQVRLQFEGWPAVQFVGWPSVAVGTFGGKVNRVFPTDDGRGNFRVLVTPDNHFDRENGWPDDRYLRQGVRANGWVLLKRVPLGQEIWRQLNGFPPVVANEEPEKSKDKASKIKLPKA, from the coding sequence ATGATCCACGGCCATCACTCGTCTGACGACTTCGCGTCCATGCAACTGGTCCGCACGGGCAATTGGATTCGGTTTGTCGGCAAACTCACGTTTGCAGGCTTGCTGCTGTCGATCATCGCAATGGTGTTTGTCCCATGGCAACAAACCGCGAAAGGCATTGGCACCGTGGTGGCGATCGATCCGCAAGAGCGCCCGCAACCCGTTCGCAGCCCTTCCAAAGGCGTGGTGGAATTCGTCAAAGCGGGTCTGCGCGAAGGCAGCTACGTCGAACAAGATGAACTGCTGCTGCGATTGTCCCCTTTCTCCGTCGACGGCGTCTCACAAATGGACACGCAAATCATCGCGATGGAATCCAAAGAAGCCGCTGCGATGTCCGGGCTCGAAGTCGCCAAGCAAGCCGTCATGCTGCAGGAAAGCGGCGGGCGGAGCCTGACCGAATCACTGAAGCAGGACCTCGAGGCGTCCAAGCAAAAATGGGAACAGGCCAAGAACGAGGTGACATCGATGGAGGCGGAACTGCAAGACAAACGCAATCAACTGCGGATCGCCGAAGACGTGGCGGGCAAAGGCTTGGTGTCACGCGAAGAATTGTTCAGCAAACGACAGGCGGTCGAATCCCAAAATGCGAAAGTCCTGAAGTCTCAGAACGCGGTCCATGAACTGTCCGCCGCGTTGATCTCCAAGGAAGAAGAAATCGAAGCCAAATTGCAGGACATCGCGATCAAAAATCGAGACGCCGAACAAAAGGTGCTCGACGCCATGCAAAAGATCAACACGATCGAAAAGGAGATCTTGGATATCCGGAACAAACGTGGCGAACTGGATCGACTTGAAATCCGAGCCCCTCGTTCGGGACGAATCCAAGATTGGTTTGGCGTCGAAGGCAGCGACACCATCAAAGAAGGCGACCAACTGTTTGTGATCGTTCCCGACACCGATGAGCTGGCCGTGGAAATGAAAGTCAGCGGCAATGACATGCCTTTGATCCGAGAAGGCGCCCAAGTTCGGCTGCAATTTGAGGGTTGGCCGGCCGTCCAATTTGTCGGTTGGCCGTCCGTCGCCGTCGGCACGTTTGGCGGCAAAGTCAACCGAGTTTTCCCGACCGACGATGGCAGAGGCAATTTTCGAGTGCTGGTGACCCCGGACAATCATTTTGATCGGGAGAATGGTTGGCCAGATGACCGATATCTCCGACAAGGCGTCCGTGCAAATGGTTGGGTGCTACTCAAACGCGTTCCCTTGGGACAAGAGATATGGCGTCAACTCAATGGATTCCCACCGGTCGTGGCCAACGAGGAACCCGAAAAATCAAAAGACAAAGCATCCAAGATCAAATTGCCCAAGGCTTAA
- the pgsC gene encoding poly-gamma-glutamate biosynthesis protein PgsC — translation MEWLALSIGIGLIVSLIFTEAFGLSVGGMIVPGYLALAFDQPATIIATIAAALVTAWVVYQIDRWAILFGRRRVVLTMVVGFAIAALLRQMIELAFPALPVGVALEAGTSAASMMMAGTTVIGFVIPGLVALWIARSGVVQTLSPLVIATSLVYLVLVTAGVETLV, via the coding sequence ATGGAATGGCTCGCTTTGTCGATCGGCATTGGCCTGATCGTCAGTTTGATTTTCACCGAAGCGTTTGGCCTCAGCGTCGGCGGGATGATTGTCCCAGGTTACTTGGCGCTGGCTTTCGATCAACCGGCGACGATCATCGCCACGATCGCTGCCGCTTTGGTGACGGCGTGGGTCGTTTACCAGATCGATCGTTGGGCGATCCTGTTCGGTCGTCGACGAGTGGTGCTGACGATGGTGGTTGGATTCGCGATCGCAGCGTTGCTGCGGCAGATGATCGAACTGGCTTTCCCAGCGCTGCCAGTGGGCGTCGCCTTGGAAGCGGGCACGTCCGCCGCCTCGATGATGATGGCCGGAACCACGGTCATCGGTTTTGTCATTCCAGGGTTGGTCGCTCTCTGGATTGCTCGCAGTGGCGTGGTGCAAACCCTGTCACCGCTGGTGATTGCGACGTCTTTGGTCTACTTGGTCCTCGTGACCGCAGGTGTTGAAACGCTGGTATGA
- the pgsB gene encoding poly-gamma-glutamate synthase PgsB yields the protein MNGTFALVAFAASVCATAMVEAYWYRRQLLKIPFRIHVNGTRGKSSVTRLIAAGLRSGGLRTCAKTTGTLARMILPDGKELPIFRPDRANVIEQKRIVQTAVGHNADALVIECMALQPLLQSVCELKLVRSTHGVITNARADHLDVMGPTRLDVARALSATTPISGNMFTAEDRADSLSVMKEACDDRGSELLVTTADDANEISQDELAQFSYLEHAENVALALKVCQSMGIARDVALHGMWEAQPDPGAMRVHAQTVHGNTWHFVNAFAANDPESTTRIWDAAYNYFPGVTQRVLVMNCRVDRADRSTTMAEAVATWAPADRYVIIGSGTDIFLRRLLKRGIHPDKVICLGNAAGPELVESVLESLRREQRVATAPQPHFQMGTAVAEKEQEPSAMMLMGIGNVAGPGMELADHFGQDQGWERFRTPVTHPARVLEMV from the coding sequence GTGAACGGCACGTTTGCATTGGTGGCATTTGCCGCCTCCGTGTGCGCTACCGCTATGGTCGAAGCGTACTGGTATCGTCGTCAACTTCTCAAAATCCCTTTTCGAATCCACGTCAACGGAACTCGCGGCAAGTCCTCGGTGACACGTTTGATCGCCGCAGGCCTGCGTTCCGGCGGCCTCCGAACATGTGCTAAAACCACTGGCACACTGGCGCGAATGATCCTTCCCGATGGGAAAGAGCTTCCGATTTTTCGACCGGACCGCGCCAACGTCATCGAACAGAAGCGAATCGTTCAAACCGCAGTCGGGCACAACGCCGATGCGCTCGTGATTGAGTGCATGGCGCTGCAACCATTGCTGCAATCGGTTTGTGAACTGAAACTGGTTCGCTCGACCCATGGTGTCATCACCAACGCTCGCGCCGATCACTTGGACGTGATGGGGCCGACGCGTTTGGATGTGGCCCGCGCCTTGTCAGCGACCACCCCCATCAGCGGCAACATGTTCACCGCCGAAGACCGCGCGGACAGTTTGTCCGTGATGAAAGAGGCCTGCGACGACCGCGGAAGCGAGTTGTTGGTCACCACGGCAGACGACGCGAACGAGATCAGCCAAGACGAACTGGCCCAGTTCAGCTACCTGGAACACGCCGAGAACGTTGCCTTGGCACTGAAAGTGTGCCAATCGATGGGCATCGCTCGCGACGTCGCTTTGCATGGCATGTGGGAAGCTCAACCGGACCCGGGTGCGATGCGTGTGCACGCTCAAACCGTTCACGGCAACACCTGGCACTTCGTCAACGCGTTTGCTGCCAACGACCCAGAATCCACCACCCGAATCTGGGACGCGGCTTACAACTATTTCCCAGGTGTCACACAGCGTGTGTTGGTGATGAACTGCCGCGTCGACCGCGCCGACCGTTCGACCACCATGGCTGAGGCCGTGGCGACCTGGGCCCCCGCGGATCGCTACGTGATCATCGGATCGGGCACCGACATCTTCCTTCGACGATTGCTCAAACGCGGGATTCATCCTGACAAAGTCATCTGCTTGGGAAATGCAGCCGGACCGGAACTGGTCGAGTCGGTGTTGGAATCACTCCGCCGCGAACAACGCGTGGCAACCGCTCCTCAACCACACTTCCAAATGGGCACGGCAGTCGCAGAAAAAGAACAGGAACCCTCGGCCATGATGCTGATGGGAATCGGCAACGTTGCCGGTCCCGGCATGGAATTGGCCGATCACTTCGGACAGGACCAGGGGTGGGAACGTTTCCGCACGCCTGTGACACATCCGGCACGAGTCTTGGAGATGGTTTGA
- a CDS encoding YbcC family protein: MKTIHHQPKSASSHASNDQPLSVFMPAAYEDPHVYRQLEELLNQVCDAVSPVWPLKDWVAVNPYAGFTERSFFESRDHLQVFSQCELLPTMEHFASQFQSGALLPTHIEAAVNETATAVQNHGSDEVSCVVDEVLEALTKSSSPTASKDPFPAKSKPLPKIATIAARLTAHGPVDWTEMVHQEIGKHCSAHYDEGQAKWGSPWQNLPLYQAWRNTARCDRGIEILGLPGFRKFVNDLPHTAEATIVHLLQRMNLPRSLWETFLLAHAFSMPGWSGWTKYQGLQTDPIGTGKFQHDDFRGFLAMSLAYDVAISEAFAFEVDWESLLNAQKLNAASSDDSCKAFRKILLRATEIAYRDQLLDSLPSLPPHGPDASESAGNLDQPASRPIAQMAFCIDVRSERLRRHLEGVSADIETIGVAGFFGLPFEYIPLGQDSGDVHAPVLLKSSFSLQEKASDCTASCSAQNPLAPHNSTSTSAEAARRTETSTWKKRWKQFQTSAVGCFSFVETLGLLDGVELVGRLLGKNLRQSGHPNQAGVTAEGQTLSLDLDGLLQQGIDLEQQTDMAEGLLTAMGLTNHFAPLVVLCGHASQTDNNAMSAGLDCGACGGHSGAPNARLAATLLNDRRIQTRLAERGIEIGADTHFLAAWHNTTTDQIEWLDTETIPPSHQSRVAQLQSLGNEGSELTRCERQPLLDESSSESLAARATDWSQTRPEWGLAGNASMLIGPRSLTREIALDGRAFLHSYHAASDPSGRVLESILTAPMVVAHWINMQYYASTVDSHHFGSGCKTVHNVVGQFGIFSGDGGDLQAGLPEQSLRNGEHIEHIPLRLQTVVVATREAIDRVIAAHTTVRNLVQNGWVHLVAIENDQKYRYQPTGSWVQLPTNTASCTSQREKTWQLVGSAE; encoded by the coding sequence ATGAAGACCATCCATCACCAACCGAAGTCCGCTTCCAGTCACGCGTCGAACGACCAACCGCTCAGCGTGTTCATGCCCGCCGCGTACGAAGACCCACATGTCTATCGACAACTCGAGGAGTTGCTGAATCAAGTCTGTGACGCGGTCTCTCCGGTTTGGCCGCTCAAAGATTGGGTCGCAGTCAATCCGTACGCAGGTTTCACGGAACGCTCCTTCTTCGAATCCCGAGACCACCTGCAAGTCTTCTCGCAGTGTGAACTGTTGCCGACGATGGAACACTTTGCCTCGCAATTTCAATCCGGAGCACTGCTGCCGACGCACATCGAAGCGGCGGTGAACGAGACCGCCACGGCAGTCCAGAATCATGGATCCGACGAGGTTTCGTGTGTTGTGGATGAGGTCCTGGAAGCATTGACGAAGTCTTCGTCTCCAACGGCATCGAAAGATCCCTTCCCAGCGAAATCCAAACCGCTTCCAAAGATCGCGACCATTGCCGCACGACTGACGGCCCACGGACCGGTGGACTGGACCGAAATGGTTCACCAAGAGATCGGCAAGCATTGCTCGGCTCACTACGACGAAGGCCAAGCGAAGTGGGGCAGTCCCTGGCAAAACCTGCCTCTGTATCAAGCCTGGCGAAACACCGCACGGTGTGATCGGGGAATCGAAATCCTGGGACTGCCTGGCTTTCGAAAGTTTGTGAACGACCTGCCTCACACGGCCGAAGCGACCATCGTTCATTTGCTGCAACGAATGAATCTTCCCCGATCGCTTTGGGAAACGTTTCTGTTGGCACATGCCTTTTCGATGCCTGGTTGGAGCGGTTGGACCAAGTACCAAGGATTGCAAACGGACCCCATCGGAACCGGCAAATTCCAACACGACGACTTCCGTGGCTTCTTGGCGATGTCATTGGCCTACGACGTCGCGATCTCAGAAGCCTTTGCCTTTGAAGTCGATTGGGAATCGCTGCTGAATGCTCAAAAGCTAAACGCTGCTTCCTCCGACGACTCCTGCAAAGCGTTCCGAAAGATCCTTCTGCGAGCGACGGAGATTGCCTATCGAGATCAGCTGCTCGACTCGCTGCCGTCGCTGCCACCACACGGCCCCGATGCGTCCGAATCGGCCGGCAATCTCGATCAACCGGCGTCGCGTCCGATCGCACAGATGGCGTTTTGCATTGACGTTCGATCCGAGCGATTGCGAAGGCACCTAGAAGGCGTCTCCGCTGACATCGAAACGATTGGTGTGGCAGGGTTCTTTGGGCTGCCATTCGAATACATTCCGCTGGGCCAAGATTCCGGCGATGTCCACGCCCCCGTCTTGCTGAAATCGAGCTTTTCACTGCAGGAAAAGGCATCCGACTGCACCGCCTCTTGCTCCGCCCAGAATCCTCTTGCCCCGCACAATTCCACCTCCACGTCCGCTGAGGCAGCACGTCGAACAGAAACCAGCACCTGGAAGAAACGGTGGAAGCAATTCCAAACGTCCGCCGTGGGCTGCTTTTCGTTCGTGGAAACTCTGGGACTGCTCGATGGCGTCGAGTTGGTCGGTCGGTTGCTGGGGAAGAACCTCCGTCAGTCGGGTCACCCCAACCAAGCTGGAGTGACCGCGGAGGGACAAACGCTCTCGTTGGATCTGGATGGACTGTTGCAACAAGGCATCGATCTGGAACAACAAACGGACATGGCCGAAGGCCTGCTGACCGCGATGGGGCTGACCAACCACTTCGCCCCGCTCGTTGTTTTATGCGGGCACGCCAGCCAAACCGACAACAACGCGATGTCCGCTGGATTGGACTGCGGCGCCTGCGGCGGACACTCCGGTGCCCCCAACGCTCGGTTGGCCGCCACGCTCTTGAACGATCGACGAATTCAAACGCGATTGGCCGAACGAGGCATTGAGATTGGTGCCGACACTCATTTCCTGGCCGCCTGGCACAACACCACCACCGACCAAATCGAATGGCTCGACACCGAAACCATTCCCCCCTCGCATCAATCTCGAGTTGCTCAGTTGCAAAGCCTTGGCAACGAAGGCAGCGAATTGACTCGCTGCGAGCGGCAGCCACTGTTGGACGAAAGTTCTTCGGAATCGTTGGCCGCTCGGGCCACCGACTGGTCGCAAACACGCCCCGAATGGGGACTGGCGGGCAACGCCAGCATGTTGATCGGCCCGCGAAGTTTGACCCGAGAAATCGCCTTGGACGGTCGAGCCTTCCTACACAGCTACCATGCCGCGTCCGACCCCAGCGGTCGTGTTCTGGAATCCATCCTGACCGCCCCGATGGTCGTCGCACACTGGATCAACATGCAGTACTACGCCTCGACCGTGGATTCGCATCATTTCGGCAGCGGTTGCAAAACCGTCCACAACGTGGTCGGCCAATTTGGAATCTTCTCCGGCGACGGTGGCGATCTGCAGGCTGGTCTGCCGGAACAATCCCTCCGAAATGGCGAGCACATCGAACACATTCCGTTGCGACTGCAGACCGTGGTGGTTGCCACGCGAGAGGCCATCGATCGAGTGATCGCCGCTCACACCACGGTACGCAATTTGGTGCAAAACGGTTGGGTGCACTTGGTCGCTATCGAAAACGATCAAAAGTACCGCTACCAACCAACCGGATCTTGGGTTCAACTGCCGACCAACACCGCCTCCTGCACCTCTCAGCGTGAAAAAACATGGCAGCTCGTGGGGTCGGCGGAATGA